Below is a window of Cydia strobilella chromosome 8, ilCydStro3.1, whole genome shotgun sequence DNA.
TCGTTTTTTGTCGTTTGACCGTTATTAGTTTTATCAAATCAACTTAAAGCAGCATATACTTCTAAAACAAATTAAGCTTAGCTTAGCTTTTACGTGTGTCCCGCCAATTTTTttggatatttaatatttatacatattttaagttAGCCTGCCTGCTTGATCACATAATTTAAAACAGTTTCCGTAGTTGGCTTTACGCTTTTTAACACTCACTGGCACATGTCCTCTGGGGGTCTAGTGACGTCACTTGAGTGCAGCGTGCGTGGTCCGATCCGCCTCCGCCGCGCCAAGATAGGCACCAACTCTATACCACCTGTCGTACGCAGTATCGTCTCTTCGGGTGTCAACTTCTTTTCTCCTATATCTGTTGCATTTTCTATTTCGACTTTATCAACATGTTCTTCCTCAGGTAGAGTTCGATTAATTTTTTCCCCATTTGGTAGCCTCTTTACAAATGTCTTCTTCTTTAGTTTGTTTTTACTAGTAGCTATTGAAACACCCTCGTCTTTTTTTACAACTTGATGGTTTGTTACTTGCCTGTTGCTGGTTTGTGTACTGTCCTCTTTCtgtgcttctttatttttacttttcggACTATTAGTGTGTTTAATATCAGGAAGTTTTAATTCGCTTTGAGGCTTGTTCTCCTTATCTGGTGTGTTTCTCTCCTTATCTTTAGTATCATCATCTCTCTTTACGTTAGGCAAAGTCAGTGAAGATCTCTTATAGCGTTTGTGTTCATCACTTTGTAGCTTATTTAAAAGATCGTTGTCGGTCCAAccctataacgttttataaaagaaTAATTTCATTGTCTTTAACAAAAACTGCATAATAGAAAGGAATATAGTTGCAGAACTTGCCATAGACTTCGAGAAGTTTAACCCTATGTCTCTAGGGTTTCTCCATATAGTCCCGCCAGGTCCCGGTTTACCCCAAGGACCATCCATAGTTTGCTGAAAACATTAAATCAGTTGAGTCGATATTGGTAAATTAttatggtaaaaaaatattcaacctTTTACCATTTTTCGCTCGTATTCTAGGTTTTTCTTCATTTCGTCTTTGATAGCCCGTTTGCGCGTATCGACCATATCGtctgaaaataaaagaaaatgatCAATATAGTATATGACTAAATTTGATTTTGAATGAACTTGAAGCAACAAGTTTACCGATTCAATATTCATCTAGAccggtaggtaggtatatagaacgagtcggactcgtattttttagtatttgttgttatagtggcaccagaaatacatataatctgtgataatttcaactgtctagctatcacggttcataagatacagcctggtgacagacagacaaacggacagaggagtcttagtaaaaccCTTAAAACCAAGAATAGGCTCAGTGCCTACatagttacataattattattctcCCACAGAATACCCTATACTTTATTCTTTTAATCTTGTTTTAtctcaaaataataaacaagaaTTTTTAAAGGTTAATGCTATTAGGTGCATATTTCTATGCCATATTTTTATAGCCGTCAATTAAGCTCATCTCGGGCCTTAAGGCTCGAGCTTAGGTCATCCATGAATGAACAACATTTTAAAACATCCGTAGTGCCACACTTTAATGCAATTAAATGATGCCCATCAGCGTTGAAAGTCTAGACTTTCAGTTCTTCATCATTTGTTGCGAGTCCTTGCAAGGCGAAGCTATAAATCATCAACATTTGGCTGTCaaaattttctcaaacattatatctctacaaaaaaatattatcgcaGAATAAATGTTGTAAATGCTAAGATTCATTGCGTACCTATTAGACGTATTGCACATACACAACAATACTTTCAAGCACATTGTCCTATCTATTAACATCTCTTTTATGAATTATTCGATACTTTAACTAGATTTTTTCAATCACCCTCTGTCATCCTTGCGAAAGACTGTTTTCAAACAATCATTGATATTTTTTACGTGACACCAACCAGAACCATAATTTTTggagaattttgtttataaaagtaATCGTGCCACAGTacattatactttttttatattatgcGAATGACACAACTAGATATagggaaaaataaataagtaaaggaCACATAAAAGTCATTCCATTTTGAGACCGGAAACTAAATTTGAACGTTATAAAactgatattaattaatttgatatTCATTTGACTTACAGTGCAAGACTGCTATCAATTTACAGGTACAATCAGGAAGTAATGAGTGTACCTAATGTCATCCGTTCCTGCAGTTCTCTACATCAGTTACACCAAATCGAGTAGGGGGTTACATTAGTGCTTACCAAGTATCTGCCTGTAGGTGTGCTGCTGGTCCGGCGTCTGTCGGTAGCGGATGTCGTTGTCGACGGCACGGCGCAGGCTCTCGGTGTAGCAGTGCTGTGGGTCCTCGCGCAGCCGCAGCGGCGtgcgccgacgccgacgccgacccGACCAGCGGCGGCATGTTTCGTATGATGCCACACCCTGCGAAGTTGACCGACATAAAGGCAAGGCCAGTGGGAAAACGAACGTTTTTTTATAACCATCAAAAAGGATATCGCTTAATTAGAAGCCATtaggataggttaggttagatttgcGGGTTTTTCGGAAATacgaaatttgaaaaaaaaaacgggttCGGTGAAATGAAAATTTGGCAAATGATAAATTAAacatgataaaaaatatagtttgcgACAGGtgcctataaataaataacaaacctAACCGCAAAATTTTAATGACTGCATGTAGGTAACTCAAAGTACCTAAGTACACTTTACGTTACAAGAACATTTTTAGCAAGGAAACATTAAATCTTTTGCAGGAATTTATTTCGCAAACAAACCAATCAATCTGAATATGTAGGTAATTCATCCTTATCATTAAATGTTATGAAGTCATCTCCATATAGGTCGAAAAATAGATGAGCCTGGCCTTTGGGGAAATCAGTTGACTGGTTTTTACTCATCAGTTGCGCCATGCACTTAATTTGCGCTGCGCAATATGATTGACCCCTACCTTATATAGATATATAGCCAACGGACACTCCTTACATAATAATTACTCGCTAATATTAAACGTTTGTAAGATATTATATTCAACCATGTATTAAGACAATAAATGACAATTATGATTCAATTTTATGACTCTCATTTGGGATAAAGTGTTCTAAAAGCAATCACTTTTTAAATTACGgctattttttatt
It encodes the following:
- the LOC134743393 gene encoding histone-lysine N-methyltransferase, H3 lysine-79 specific: MFALHSQRLRRRLSAPTSGSARRRARERRLAQLTRVEGERLAQERKERARREKLEQQRQVRAELASYEPWGRAGGGAPNARSLRRTDLRAWGIYPEDELKGVASYETCRRWSGRRRRRRTPLRLREDPQHCYTESLRRAVDNDIRYRQTPDQQHTYRQILDDMVDTRKRAIKDEMKKNLEYERKMQTMDGPWGKPGPGGTIWRNPRDIGLNFSKSMGWTDNDLLNKLQSDEHKRYKRSSLTLPNVKRDDDTKDKERNTPDKENKPQSELKLPDIKHTNSPKSKNKEAQKEDSTQTSNRQVTNHQVVKKDEGVSIATSKNKLKKKTFVKRLPNGEKINRTLPEEEHVDKVEIENATDIGEKKLTPEETILRTTGGIELVPILARRRRIGPRTLHSSDVTRPPEDMCQWRELLNEGYLRELKHQMKVKYQRKEEARQNSAESVRQHQETWASLWGRPGHGAPQQRGRYARNNLARLLYVGPLTNTFT